The Nitrospirota bacterium DNA window ATTGAGAAGGCCCTGGGGGAGGAAAACAGGGACAAAAAGGAAGAGGCCCTTAGCCGGTTTCTCGAGTACCACAGGGCGCATCTCATCGACTACACCCGCCCTTATCCCCGCGTGAAGCAGACCCTGGAGATGCTGGGCGGCCTCAAGAAGGCCGTCCTTTCGAACAAGCTGGAGTCTCTGACCGTGAGGCTGCTGGAGAAGCTGGGTCTGGCGGGGTATTTCGACCTCGTCGCTGGCAGCGACACGCCCCCTGAGCAGAAGCCCTCCGCCCGGGCGGTCCAGTACGTCCTGGACGCCCTCGGGGTCCACCCCGCCCAGGCCCTCATGGTGGGCGACAGCCCCACGGACATTGAGGCCGGCAGGGCGGCAGGGGTGGCCACGGTGGCCGTGACCTACGGCTACCGGGACCGCAGCCTCCTCGCGGAGGCCGACTATGTCATCGACAGCCTGGAGGAGCTGGTCCCGGTCCTCAACATGCACTACCCCATCTCGGAGCGCAGACGGGAGCTCCGATACCCGGCATCGGATTACTACGGCAAGTACGTGGGCGTCAAGCTCGAGACGGCCGAGGGACTCAAGGAGGCCGCGCTCCTGGACTTCAGCGAGCACGGCATGAAGCTCCGGACCGACCGGCCCCTGAGGGAGGGGGAGGTCTTCCGGTGCCTCCTGAGCATCCCGGAGTCGCCGTCCTCGGAGGTGAGCCTCTCCGTGGTGGTCAAGCACGCCGCCCGGGAGGGGGAGGACTTCGTGGTCGGCGCCGAGGTCAGCCAGGCCGAGGACGAGGCCTGGTTCGCCGTTTTCAAAAGAAGCGTGCGGCTCATGATGGAGCGGCACGGCGAAGTCCTCTGAGGCGAGTGGGCGCGGTCCGCCAGGCGCGGCCTGGAGCGACCGGGCCTTGAAACGGCTTGCTTGTGGTAACGTTTCAAGCTTTTGTGAAAAGGGGCACTGGTGCCCCCGGGCGTGGCCCGCCAGGCATGGCCTGGAGCGTCCAGGCTTTGAAACGGCTTGCTTGTGGTAACGTTTCAAGCTTTTGTGAAAAGGGGCACTGGTGCCCCCGGGCGCGGCCCGCCAGGCACGGCCTGGAGCGACCAGGCCTTGAAACGGCTTGCTTGCGGTAACGTTTCAAGCTTTTGTAAAAAGAGGCACTGGTGCCCCCGGTCTTTACTTCCTCCTCGTGGGGGCATATAATTTTTCCCAAAACCCGAAAGAGGTGTCCATGGGGCCGCGGGGCTGGATTATCATAGTCCTCATATTCCTGGTCGCGGTATTCATCGCCCAGAACGCCGCCCTGGTGGAAGTGAAGTTCCTTGCCTGGTCGCTTCAGCTCTCCCGTGTCCTCTTGCTCCTGGGCGCGGTGGGCGCGGGGGTGGCCATCGGGTTTTTCCTGGGCTGGGAGGTCTTCAGGCGGCGAAAGAGGCCTCCCTCCCCGGAGCGGCCGCCCAAAGCGTAAAACCCTCCGCATAAAAAAGCCCTCCCATGCGGGAGGGCTTTTTGTTTCCGGGCACGTTCCGGGACCGTTCAGGCGGCGGGGGCCTCCTGGGGAATCTCCTGTTTGGCCGCCTCCCGGGCTGCCTTCTTGGCCGCGGCTGCCTCCATGACCTCCGCGGTGTTGAAGGTGCCCTCTATGGCCTGTACGGGGCAGGCGGCCGTGCAGATGCCGCAGCCGATGCACCGGGACTGGTCGATGACGTGCATCTTCTTCTTCTCGCCGCTGGGGGCGTCCACGGGGCATATCTTGGTGCACTTCTGGCAGCCGATGCACTTCTCCGTCACGAAGGCCTTGGGCCTGTGCGACAGGAACTCGGCGATGGCCCCCGTGGGGCACTGCGGCACGCAGAGGCCGCAAACCCGGCACTTCTCCAGGTCTATCCGGGCGAGGTTGTCCTCGATGGAGGGCGCGTCGAAGGGGCAGACCTTCACGCACTTGCCGCAGGCGATGCAGCCCACCTCGCAGTTCTTCCTGACCACCCCGCCCTTGTCCGTGGAGTGGCAGGCGGCCAGGACCGCCTTGCCCGCCGGGAGTATCTCTATCACGTTCTTGGGGCAGGCCTGCGCGCAGCGGCCGCACGCGGTGCACTTGCCCATGTCTATGACGGGCAGGTGCTCCGCGCTCATGGTGATGGCCCCGAAGGGGCAGGCCCTCTCGCAGGTACCGTAGCCCAGGCACCCGTAGCGGCAGGACTTGTCCCCGCCGCCGGCCAGGACCGCGGCCCGGCAGTCGGCCACTCCCTCGTAGGCGAAGGCCTTCCGGGCCCTGCTCCATGAGCCCTGGCACATGACGCGGGCGTACTTGGGCTCGGTGACCTCCGGTATCTTGCCGGTGATGCGCGCCACGGCCTCCGTGGCCCTCTTGCCCCCCGGCGTGCACAGGTTGGGCGGCACGTCGGGGTTCTTGACCACCGCCTCGGCGTACTGCTCGCAGCCGGGGTACCCGCAGGCCCCGCAGTGGGCGCCGGCCAGCACTCCCTTGACCTCCTCTATCCGGGGGTCTATCTTCACCGCGAAGCGCCGTGCGGTCAGCGCCAGCCCCAGTCCGAACAGGCCGGCCACCGAGGCCACGAATATCAGGGTAAACTTCACCAGCGGAATCATGTCCACGGATTCCTTGGCCTCGATGCCCCCGCCCACGCCGGCCTGGGGCACCAGATGGCCCACGGCGTGGACCATGTCCATAACGGCGTTTAGTATGCTTTGGGCTTCATGCATGGCGTGCTCCCTCGCTTACGAAAAGGCCTTTATATATTTTACTATAAAAACCCTGCCCTTTCCTACAGGGTGATGAGCCCGGAGAAGCCCGTGAAGGCCAGCGCGATAAGGGCCGCCGTCACAAAGGCCATGGCCGTGCCCCTGAAGGGCCGGGGCACCTGGGCCAGCTCAAGCCGCTCCCGGATGCTGGCCATGATGATAAGGGCCAGGGCGAAACCCAGGCCCGAGCCCAGGCCGAAGGCGAGGCTTTCCAGAAAGCTGTAGTGCTCCCCGGCGTTGATGAGGGGGACGGCCAGGATGATGCAGTTGGTGGCGATGAGGGCCAGGTAGACCCCCAGCTTGTAGTATAGCCCGGGGGAGATTTTCCTCAGGATGGTGTCGGAGGCCTGCACGAAGGCGGCCACGACGCCGATGAAGACGACTATCTTCAGAAACTGAAGCCCCAGGGGCACCATGGCATACGTCCAGATAAGCCACGACAGGGCGGCCGAGATGACCATCACCGCCGTAAAGGTGACGCTCATCCCCACGGCGGTCTCCATCTTCTTGGAAACGCCGAAGAAGATGCACAGCCCCAGAAACCTCGTGAACACGAAGTTGTTTATGAGTGAGGCCGCCAGAAACAGCTCAAACAGTTTGCTGAACTCTCCCATCCGTCTCCTCCTTAGTGGTGGCCGCCGCCGCTCGTGGCGCCCTTGCCGCCGAAGAAGCGCATCTCAATCCAGTTGAAAAAGCCGATGAGGAAGCCCACGGCGATAAAGCCCCCGGTGGGCAGAATCATGATGAGCATGGGCTTGAAGTGCACGATGGGGAAATTCCAGACCGTGCCCTTCCCCAGAAGCTCCCTGAAAAAACTGATGATGACCAGGGCCACCAGAAACCCCGTGCCCATGCCGATGCCGTCGAAGATGCTGGGGACGGTCTTGTTCTTGCTCGCGAAAGTCTCGGCGTGGGCCAGGATGGAGGCGAAGGCCACGATCAGCTCGATGTACAGCCCCACCTCCCGGTAGACGTCCCGGACGAACGCCGCCATGGTCATGTCGATGACCGAGACCCAGCCGGAGATGATGAGCATGAAGATGGGGATGCGGATGCGGGGGTGGATGTAGTTGCGCAGGGCCCCCACCGTGCCGTTGACCAGTGTCTGCACGGCCAGAACGGCCACGCCCATGAAGAACCCGTTCTTGACGCTGTTGGTCACGGCGATGGCCGGGCAGAGGCTGATGGCGAGCTTGAAGATGGTGTTTTCGGCGAAGATGCCGTTTTTGATAAGCTGCCAGTTGGTCATGTCAGTGGCCATCGGACGACCCTCCCTCGGCGACGGCCCCGGCGCCGCTTCCGAATTTTTTCTCAGCCAGCGAGACGGCGTCGCGCACCGCGTTGGTCACCGCCCGGGAGGATATGGTCGCCCCGGTGATGGCCTGAATCTTGTCCTTCGTCTCGCCCTTTATCACCTCGAGATGCCCCATGTCCTTGCCCCTGAACTGGTCCTTGAACCAGGGCAGTGTGATATCGTCGCCCAGCCCCGGGGTCTCGGCATGATGAAGGATGCTGATCTTCTGCACGGTGAAGTCCCGGTCCAGGGCCACCAGGATGTTTATGTAGCTTGAATATCCCTTTCCGAAGGTCTGCACGATGTACCCCTCGAGCGCTCCGTCCCGGAAGACTTTGTAATATTCGGCGTGCTGTTCGTGGACCTCCCAGTCGCCGGCCTTTTCGACCTTGTTTCCGGAGAACTCCTCCAGGTCCCGGGCGTCGAACTTCTTCTTCAGGCGCTTGATGAGCTTCTCCTGGGTGTCCTGGTACATATTGACCCGGGCGTTCAGCGTCACTTGGTTGTCCGCGGCCTGGGAGGTGGCCACGGGGCCCAGGGCCGGCACGATTTTCTTGACCTCCGGGACGTAGGCCTCCGGCACGTTCATGATGAGGTGCATGGGCATCATCTGCTTGAGGGCGGCCTCCTTCTCCTCCTTGTTCTTCTGGAAGATGATGGGAGAGGTCTTGCCGTAGACGAACCCCAGGAGCACGCCCCCCACGATGTAGGCGATGACCAGGTTCAAGGTGATTTTTATGAGGTCTTTCGTTGTCATGCGGCCTCCACCTTGCGGTACCCGAAGATGCGGCTGCGCATCCTCCGGTCGATGAGGGGGGCGAAGCAGTTCATGAGCAGGATGGAAAACATCACGCCCTCGGGGAACCCGCCCCAAAGGCGGATAATGACGGTGAGAATGCCGCAGCCCACGCCAAAGATGACCTGCCCGGCCTTGATGGTGGGCACGGTGACGTAGTCGGTGGCCATGAAGAAGGCCCCCAGGATGAGGCCGCCGCTCATGAGGTGGATGAGCGGGTCGCCGCCGAAGAGGGCCAGGCCGCCCGTCTCGGGGTTGGTGCCGAATATCCAGGTAAGCACCCCCACCGTGGCCACGAAGGACAGGGGGATGTGCCAGGTGATGTATCTCTTCAAAAGTAAAATGGCCGCCCCGATAAGCAGAAGCAGGACCGAGGTCTCCCCCAGGCTTCCCGCCCTGTTGCCGACGAACAGGTGCATGTACAGCGCCGACTTGCTCCCGAAGACCTCCAGCAGCTTGTGCAGCCCCTCTTCCTTGAGGAGCCCCAGGGGGGTGGCCGTCGTCTGGGCGTCCACGGCGCCCAGGCTGGCCACCGGGGCCGTCCAGGTGGTCATGGCCCGGGGCCAGGTGATGAGCACGAAGGCCCTGCCCATCAGGGCCGGGTTGAAGATGTTGAACCCCAGTCCCCCGAACATCTGCTTCGCCACCATCACCGCCACGAGCGAGCCGATGATGGCGATGTAGGCGGGGGACGAGGGGGGAAGGTTCATCCCCAGGAGCAGGCCCGTGAGAAACGCGCTTCCGTCCGAGAGGGTCATGGGACGGCTGGTGAGCTTCTCCACCAGCCACTCGCCGAACAGGGCGGCCACGATGCACAGAGCGGTGACGTACAGGGCCCTCCAGCCGAAGAAGTACACCGAGCCGGCGAACGCCGGCAGCAGGGACAGGTTCACCGTCCACATGATCTTCGCCACCGAGTCCTCGCTCTTGACGTGAGGGCTGACGGAGACGATAAGCTCTCTGGGGCTCTTGGCCGCTTCCATCTCTCTCCTTATCCGGGCTTGGTCATGGATTTGGCAAGCCGCACGAACTGCACGATGGGCCGCTTCGACGGGCACACATACGCGCAGGAGCCACACTCGAAACAGTCGAACAGGTTGTAATCCTTGCACTCCTCGTACTGGCCGGCCTCCGAGAGAACGCTGAGCATGGACGGCATGAGGCCCATGGGGCAGATGTCCACGCACCGGCCGCAACGGATGCAGGGCTTGAAGTCCCGGGCATGGACGACCTCGCCCTCCGTGAGGGCAAGCAGGCCCGACGTCCCCTTGGTGACGGGCATCTCCAGCGTGGAAAGGGCAAAGCCCATCATGGGGCCGCCGGAGATGACCTTGGCGGCCTCCGTGAGGCCGCCGCACTGCTCGATGACCTCGGAGACCATGGTCCCCACCCGGACCATCAGGTTTCTGGGCTCGGCCACTCCCCGGCCCGTGACGGTGACAACGCGCTCGACGAGGGGCTTGCCGTAACGGACTGCGTTATGGATGGCCAAGGCCGTCCCGACGTTCTGCACCACCACGCCCACGTCCATGGGAAGCCCTCCCTTGTTGGGAACCTCCCGTCCGGTGATGGCCTTTATGAGCATCTTCTCCGCGCCCTGGGGATACTTGACCTCCAGGGGGCAGACCTCCACGTCCGCCAGGGAGGCCGCGGCCTCCCTCATGGCCTCCACGGCGTCGGGCTTGTTGTCCTCGATGCCCACAAAACCCTTCTTTACGCCCAGGGCGCGCATGAGTATCTTCAGGCCCTCCAGCACCTCCCCGGGCCGCTCCATCATCAGGCGGTAGTCCGCGGTAAGATAGGGCTCGCACTCCGCGCCGTTGAGCATCACCACGTCCACGGGCTTCTCCTTGGGAGGAGAGAGTTTCACCGCCGTGGGGAAGGTCGCCCCTCCCATGCCCACGATGCCGGCCTGCCTGATCTTCTCCTTTATCCTCTCGGGCGAGAGGCTGAGGTAATCGGCGTCCTCCACCAGGTCGACCCAGGCGTCCTCGCCGTCGCTTTCGATGACGACACAGGGCACCAGGCGGCCCATGGGGTTGGGGTACTCGGCGATGGCCCTGACCTTGCCGGAGACCGAGGCGTGTACGGGTGCGGAGACAAATGCCTCCGCCTCTCCCACCACCTGGCCCAGCTTGACGGTGTCTCCAGGCTTCACCACGGGCTTGCACGGGGCGCCGATGTGCTGGCTCAGAGGAACGGCCACCTGCTTGGGAGGCTTGGCCCGCTCTATCGGGTGAGCCTTTGAAAGCTCTTTCCTGCCGGGCGGATGAATGCCGCCTTTAAAGGTCGCTAATGCCATGTCCACCTTGTTTTTCTTGAGAAAGCGGTGGCGAGGGTCAAAACGCCAAAGCCATAATAAACCCCTGCCCGCGCCCATGTCAAGACCGAAAGGGCCGACGGGATATTCGATTTTCTTATGGGCTCATTAAGGCCGAGGCAATGAAAGGGCATCCTTCCGGAGAGCCCCCGTCCCTCTTGGGCCACCGCGCTTTAAAGCCTCAACGGCTTCACCATTAATTATACTCTTTCCCCGCCGGCTCCCTCCAGGCGGGCGCGGGCGCGGCCCGCCAGGCACAGCCTGGAGCGACCAGGCTTTGAAACGGCTTGCTTGCGGTAACGTTTCAAGCTCTTGTGAAAAGGGGCACAGGTGCCCCCGGGCGGCGGCCCGCAGCGTTCTTTCTCCCGGCCTTCCTTCTTTCGCGTGCGCCATACTTCTTTATAAGACGCATGCCTTTCCCGTCAAGCCCTCTGGTGCGGCCTCCCGGGGTATAATGCATGTATCCCATGCCGGTCTTTCTGCTCTCTGAGGATATAGCCTTTCCGCCGCCGGAACTGGCCGAGCCCGACGGGCTTCTGGCCGTGGGCGGCGACCTTTCGGTAAAGCGCCTCCTCGAGGCATACCGCAGGGGGATATTCCCCTGGTACTCCGAAGGCACGCCCATCCTGTGGTGGTCGCCGGACCCGCGGCTCGTGCTTTTTCCCCGGGAGGTCAAGGTCTCCCGGAGTCTCAGGCAGACCCTGAGGAAAGGGGCCTTCGCCGTGAGCATGGACAGGGCCTTTGCCGAGGTTATCGGCGCGTGTGCCGGCGTGCACGGGCGGAGGGACGGGAGCACCTGGATTACCCGCGAGATGCGGGAGGCCTACACGCGCCTGCACGAGCAGGGCCACGCCCACTCGGTGGAGGCCTGGACGGGCGGGCATCTGGCGGGAGGCCTTTACGGGGTGGCCCTGGGAGGGGCGTTCTTCGGCGAGAGCATGTTCAGCCTGAGAAGCGACGCCTCCAAGGTGGCCCTCCTGGCCCTGGCCGGGCACCTGGAGCGATGGGGTTTCGACCTCATCGACTGCCAGGTGAGTACCGAACACCTGAAAAGGATGGGCGCGCGGGAAATCCCCCGCCGGGCCTTCCTCTCGCGGCTCGGCCGGGCCCTCAGGAAACGCCGCCGTCCCGGTTGCTGGGCGGAGCGGTTCGACCCGGCCCTTTTGAGGGCCTTCGCGGCGGGCGGGTGAATTTATCCCTTCCGCCCCCGCTATAATAGGCGGCATGGAAAAATTCATGGAGAAGCTCACCTGGGACATCGTCATCATCCTCTGCCTTACGCTGGGGCTGGCACCGTACAAACCCCCGCACATCTGGGAGAAGCTCCAGATGCTCTTCCGGGGCAAGCTCGTGAGGCCCCTGGACTGGTTCGACCTCCTCCTGCACGGAATCCCCTGGCTCCTCCTCCTTCTGAAGGGCCTCTACTCCCTGAGGGGCAGGTAGCCGGGCGCCCCGGATGAAGGAGCACAGGGCCCCCCTCACCCGCACGTCCGAGCAGCGGCGGCTCACCCGTCTTCTGGGCTTCGTCGTTTTCTTCTCTGTCCTGAACAGCACGACGTTCAACGTCGCGGTCCCGGACATCGCGGCCCAGTTCGGCCTTCTGCCCTCCGGGGTGAGCTGGGTGATGACCTCCTACATCATCGTCTTTGCCGTGGGCACGGTGACCTACGGAAAACTGGCCGACCTGTATCCCGTCAGGACCCTCATCACCGTGGCCCTCGTGCTGATGAGCGCGGGCTCCCTGCTGGGCTTCCTTGCCCGGTGGTACCCCCTGGTAGTGGCGGGCCGGGTGTTTCAGGCCAGCGGCGGGGCGGCCGTCCCCACCCTGTCCATGCTGGTAGCCACCCATTACTTTCCCCCGGGCTTGAGGGGACGGGTCCTCGGCGTGCTCGCCTCGACGGTGGCGCTGGCCTCCGGGGCCGGCCCCATCCTGGGCGGGTACGTGACGGGCATGTTTCACTGGCGCTATCTCTTTCTCCTCTGCACCGTCACCCTGATAACCATCCCCTTTTTCCGCCGCATCCTGCCCCACGAGGAGAAAGAGGGGCGCCGGTTCGACCTTCCCGGCGCGGCTCTGCTCTGGGCCGGGGTGTCGGCCCTTCTGGTCTTCGTCACCGAGGGCGTCTGGGCGCTGCTTCCGGCCTCCTTCCTCTGCCTTCTGCTCTTCGGGCTTCACATTCGGCGAGGGGAGGGGAAGTTCCTCACGCCCGCGGTCTTCCGGAACCGGCGGTACCTCGGTGCGGTGCTTACGGCCTTCCTGGCCATGGGCACGGTCTTTGCTTTCATATTCGTGACGCCCATCATGCTCAGGGCCCTTAACGGCCTTCGGGCTGAAGACATAGGGCTTACCATGTTCCCCGGGGCTCTGAGCGCCGCTCTGCTGGGCACGGCCGGAGGGAAGCTTGCCGACCGGGTGGGGAGCGTGCCGGTGGTCTACATGGGGCTCCTGCTCCTGGTCCTGGGCTTTCTGCTCCTGAGCTCCCTGGCCGGCCTTCCCGCCTCGCGCGTAGCCCTGGCCCTCGTGGTCTCCTACGTGGGGTTCGCCTTCACCCAATCCTCGGTGGCCCACGCCGTGGCCGAGACCCTCTCGGGACTCTCCGGCGAAAGCCGCGGGAAGGCCGTGCCCTCGGGCATCGGGATGGGGGTGTTCAACATGTTCTTCTTCACCTCCGGGGCCCTGAGCGCGGCCCTCCTGGGCCGCCTCCTTGACCTCGGGACGACGGGCTTTTCCCTGAACCCCCTCACCCCTCCAGAGGGCGCCCTCTACGGCAACCTCTATCTCCTCCTGGCCTTCTCCGTGGCGCTGGCAGCAGGGCTCTTCCACTTCACCTTCCGCCAACGTTGAAACGTTTCCTAAGCATTTCCACGAGCAAGCCGCTTCAATGTCCTATCGCTCAGGCCGTGCCTGTCGTTCCGGGCCGCGCCCGGGGGACCAGTCCCGGGGACCAGTCCCCCTTTCTCCTCTCATATTGAAATGCTTCTTAAAAAACGCTGCCGCAGATAGTGTGGCGTCTCAAATGTATCTGTCATTGTCCGGCTTGACCGGACAATCCGGAAATCCTTGAAAAGACTGGATTCCCCGATCAAGTCGGGGAATGACGTTGGAGAGGGACCAGTCCCCTTTTTTTATCACGATTGAAACGTTGTCCAAACGTTTCCACGAGTAGGTCGCTCCAAGGTTCTATCGGACAGGCCGTGGCCTGCCGGCTGGCCGGTGTTGACAGGGGGTTTGGCGCTTGATAGCATCATTATTATGCCGGTGCCGGTGGAGGTAGTCTACAAGCGGGAGGGCCTCAAGAGCGAGGCCGTGGAGGCCGAGATAGCCAAGAGGGCGGAGAGGCTCGACCGCTATTACGCGGGCATGTTGAGCTGCCGCGTCGTCGTGGACGAGCCCCACAGGCGCCACGGCGAGGGCAACCTCTATCACATCCAGGTGGAGCTTCTGGTGCCGGGGAGAAAGCTGGTGGTCACCAGGGAGCACCCCCGCCGCCACGCCCACGAAGACATCTTCATCGCCCTCAAGGACAGCTTCGAGGCGGCCGAGCGGCAGTTGGAGGAGTACTCCCGGGTGGAGCGCCACGAGATAAAGACCCACGAGGCCCATCCCCACGGCACGGTGGCGAAGCTCTTTCCCGAAGGGGGTTACGGCTTTATCCGGGAGTTCGGGGGCAGGGAGATATACTTCCACAAGAACAGCGTCCTGGATGGTTTCGAGAGCCTCCGGGTGGGCGACGAAGTGCGCTTCGAGGAGGAAGAGGGGGAGAAAGGCCCCCAGGCCAGCACCGTCAAGAAGGACACCCACCACGGGCATCACAAGCCCGGGGCCCGGGGCCGCTGAACCGCCCTTGCCTCCTTCGGGCCGCCGCCCGAATCCCCGGGGGCATTAAAGAAACGCCACGCGGCAGCTTACCAGATGTTTTGCGCCCAGGACCCGGGCGAACTCCTCGGGGTTTCCTGCGGGGACTATCTTTCCCCTGACGGAGCTCATGCGGTAACGCAGCGGGCTCAGGGAGCCGGCCGAGGGCTCGAAGAGGATGGCGTTTATTCTGACGGGGTTGGTGCCGGAATAGACCTTGATGGGCCGGGAGAGCTGAATGAGAAGGGCCTGCTCCCCGTCCTCCCGGGGGAGGACGTCCCTCAGCTTGCCGGAGTTTATGCCGTAGGAAGACCACCGGACGTCCCAGAAAATCCAGACGGGCCGCCCCAGGAGCTTCCTGGCCGCCAGGGGGTCCGCTCCCCGTGAGACGAGGTCCGCCACCGGGCCCAGAACGCGGCCC harbors:
- the rsxE gene encoding electron transport complex subunit RsxE translates to MATDMTNWQLIKNGIFAENTIFKLAISLCPAIAVTNSVKNGFFMGVAVLAVQTLVNGTVGALRNYIHPRIRIPIFMLIISGWVSVIDMTMAAFVRDVYREVGLYIELIVAFASILAHAETFASKNKTVPSIFDGIGMGTGFLVALVIISFFRELLGKGTVWNFPIVHFKPMLIMILPTGGFIAVGFLIGFFNWIEMRFFGGKGATSGGGHH
- a CDS encoding 4Fe-4S binding protein, producing MHEAQSILNAVMDMVHAVGHLVPQAGVGGGIEAKESVDMIPLVKFTLIFVASVAGLFGLGLALTARRFAVKIDPRIEEVKGVLAGAHCGACGYPGCEQYAEAVVKNPDVPPNLCTPGGKRATEAVARITGKIPEVTEPKYARVMCQGSWSRARKAFAYEGVADCRAAVLAGGGDKSCRYGCLGYGTCERACPFGAITMSAEHLPVIDMGKCTACGRCAQACPKNVIEILPAGKAVLAACHSTDKGGVVRKNCEVGCIACGKCVKVCPFDAPSIEDNLARIDLEKCRVCGLCVPQCPTGAIAEFLSHRPKAFVTEKCIGCQKCTKICPVDAPSGEKKKMHVIDQSRCIGCGICTAACPVQAIEGTFNTAEVMEAAAAKKAAREAAKQEIPQEAPAA
- a CDS encoding RnfABCDGE type electron transport complex subunit D, producing MEAAKSPRELIVSVSPHVKSEDSVAKIMWTVNLSLLPAFAGSVYFFGWRALYVTALCIVAALFGEWLVEKLTSRPMTLSDGSAFLTGLLLGMNLPPSSPAYIAIIGSLVAVMVAKQMFGGLGFNIFNPALMGRAFVLITWPRAMTTWTAPVASLGAVDAQTTATPLGLLKEEGLHKLLEVFGSKSALYMHLFVGNRAGSLGETSVLLLLIGAAILLLKRYITWHIPLSFVATVGVLTWIFGTNPETGGLALFGGDPLIHLMSGGLILGAFFMATDYVTVPTIKAGQVIFGVGCGILTVIIRLWGGFPEGVMFSILLMNCFAPLIDRRMRSRIFGYRKVEAA
- a CDS encoding FMN-binding protein, coding for MTTKDLIKITLNLVIAYIVGGVLLGFVYGKTSPIIFQKNKEEKEAALKQMMPMHLIMNVPEAYVPEVKKIVPALGPVATSQAADNQVTLNARVNMYQDTQEKLIKRLKKKFDARDLEEFSGNKVEKAGDWEVHEQHAEYYKVFRDGALEGYIVQTFGKGYSSYINILVALDRDFTVQKISILHHAETPGLGDDITLPWFKDQFRGKDMGHLEVIKGETKDKIQAITGATISSRAVTNAVRDAVSLAEKKFGSGAGAVAEGGSSDGH
- the rsxC gene encoding electron transport complex subunit RsxC, with protein sequence MALATFKGGIHPPGRKELSKAHPIERAKPPKQVAVPLSQHIGAPCKPVVKPGDTVKLGQVVGEAEAFVSAPVHASVSGKVRAIAEYPNPMGRLVPCVVIESDGEDAWVDLVEDADYLSLSPERIKEKIRQAGIVGMGGATFPTAVKLSPPKEKPVDVVMLNGAECEPYLTADYRLMMERPGEVLEGLKILMRALGVKKGFVGIEDNKPDAVEAMREAAASLADVEVCPLEVKYPQGAEKMLIKAITGREVPNKGGLPMDVGVVVQNVGTALAIHNAVRYGKPLVERVVTVTGRGVAEPRNLMVRVGTMVSEVIEQCGGLTEAAKVISGGPMMGFALSTLEMPVTKGTSGLLALTEGEVVHARDFKPCIRCGRCVDICPMGLMPSMLSVLSEAGQYEECKDYNLFDCFECGSCAYVCPSKRPIVQFVRLAKSMTKPG
- a CDS encoding MFS transporter, with translation MKEHRAPLTRTSEQRRLTRLLGFVVFFSVLNSTTFNVAVPDIAAQFGLLPSGVSWVMTSYIIVFAVGTVTYGKLADLYPVRTLITVALVLMSAGSLLGFLARWYPLVVAGRVFQASGGAAVPTLSMLVATHYFPPGLRGRVLGVLASTVALASGAGPILGGYVTGMFHWRYLFLLCTVTLITIPFFRRILPHEEKEGRRFDLPGAALLWAGVSALLVFVTEGVWALLPASFLCLLLFGLHIRRGEGKFLTPAVFRNRRYLGAVLTAFLAMGTVFAFIFVTPIMLRALNGLRAEDIGLTMFPGALSAALLGTAGGKLADRVGSVPVVYMGLLLLVLGFLLLSSLAGLPASRVALALVVSYVGFAFTQSSVAHAVAETLSGLSGESRGKAVPSGIGMGVFNMFFFTSGALSAALLGRLLDLGTTGFSLNPLTPPEGALYGNLYLLLAFSVALAAGLFHFTFRQR
- a CDS encoding RND transporter, whose translation is MEKFMEKLTWDIVIILCLTLGLAPYKPPHIWEKLQMLFRGKLVRPLDWFDLLLHGIPWLLLLLKGLYSLRGR
- a CDS encoding HAD-IA family hydrolase — its product is MPIKLIIFDLDGTLVDTGRDITNALNDAIGPYGRGPLTVQETIAMVGEGLPRLIEKALGEENRDKKEEALSRFLEYHRAHLIDYTRPYPRVKQTLEMLGGLKKAVLSNKLESLTVRLLEKLGLAGYFDLVAGSDTPPEQKPSARAVQYVLDALGVHPAQALMVGDSPTDIEAGRAAGVATVAVTYGYRDRSLLAEADYVIDSLEELVPVLNMHYPISERRRELRYPASDYYGKYVGVKLETAEGLKEAALLDFSEHGMKLRTDRPLREGEVFRCLLSIPESPSSEVSLSVVVKHAAREGEDFVVGAEVSQAEDEAWFAVFKRSVRLMMERHGEVL
- the aat gene encoding leucyl/phenylalanyl-tRNA--protein transferase, translating into MPVFLLSEDIAFPPPELAEPDGLLAVGGDLSVKRLLEAYRRGIFPWYSEGTPILWWSPDPRLVLFPREVKVSRSLRQTLRKGAFAVSMDRAFAEVIGACAGVHGRRDGSTWITREMREAYTRLHEQGHAHSVEAWTGGHLAGGLYGVALGGAFFGESMFSLRSDASKVALLALAGHLERWGFDLIDCQVSTEHLKRMGAREIPRRAFLSRLGRALRKRRRPGCWAERFDPALLRAFAAGG
- a CDS encoding cold shock domain-containing protein, yielding MALDSIIIMPVPVEVVYKREGLKSEAVEAEIAKRAERLDRYYAGMLSCRVVVDEPHRRHGEGNLYHIQVELLVPGRKLVVTREHPRRHAHEDIFIALKDSFEAAERQLEEYSRVERHEIKTHEAHPHGTVAKLFPEGGYGFIREFGGREIYFHKNSVLDGFESLRVGDEVRFEEEEGEKGPQASTVKKDTHHGHHKPGARGR
- a CDS encoding Rnf-Nqr domain containing protein; protein product: MGEFSKLFELFLAASLINNFVFTRFLGLCIFFGVSKKMETAVGMSVTFTAVMVISAALSWLIWTYAMVPLGLQFLKIVVFIGVVAAFVQASDTILRKISPGLYYKLGVYLALIATNCIILAVPLINAGEHYSFLESLAFGLGSGLGFALALIIMASIRERLELAQVPRPFRGTAMAFVTAALIALAFTGFSGLITL
- a CDS encoding lipopolysaccharide assembly protein LapA domain-containing protein yields the protein MGPRGWIIIVLIFLVAVFIAQNAALVEVKFLAWSLQLSRVLLLLGAVGAGVAIGFFLGWEVFRRRKRPPSPERPPKA